The following proteins are encoded in a genomic region of Haloarcula salinisoli:
- the gap gene encoding type I glyceraldehyde-3-phosphate dehydrogenase — protein sequence MQSTGNEAVRIGLNGFGRIGRTVFRAALHDDRVDIVGINDLMENEEMAYLAKHDTVMGTLDGVDLRDGELVVEDADFSAPLFGERSPADLPWDDHDVDVAFECTGIFRTREDASQYLEAGADKVVISAPPKGEDPVKQIVYGVNQDEYDGEEIVSNASCTTNSVTPVVDVLDEQFGIEYGQLTTVHAYTGSQNLVDGPSGKPRRRRAAAENIIPTTTGAAKAVTEVLPQLEGKLDGMAIRVPVPAGSITELLVNLEEDVTAGDVNAAFREAADGHLEGVMGVTDESVVSSDIVGLPYSTYVDLDLTNVVGGMTKIFTWYDNEYGFSSRMLDVADHITEN from the coding sequence ATGCAGTCTACAGGCAACGAGGCAGTACGCATCGGGCTGAACGGCTTCGGGCGCATCGGACGCACCGTCTTCCGGGCGGCGCTCCACGACGACCGCGTCGACATCGTCGGCATCAACGACCTCATGGAGAACGAGGAGATGGCCTACCTCGCGAAGCACGACACCGTGATGGGGACCCTCGACGGCGTCGACCTCCGCGACGGCGAACTGGTCGTCGAGGACGCCGACTTTTCGGCGCCGCTGTTCGGCGAACGCTCGCCGGCAGACCTCCCGTGGGACGACCACGACGTCGACGTCGCCTTCGAGTGTACGGGTATCTTCCGCACCCGCGAGGACGCAAGCCAGTATCTCGAGGCGGGCGCCGACAAGGTGGTCATCTCCGCGCCGCCGAAGGGCGAGGACCCGGTCAAACAGATCGTCTACGGCGTCAACCAGGACGAGTACGACGGCGAGGAGATCGTCTCGAACGCCTCCTGTACCACGAACTCCGTCACCCCGGTGGTGGACGTCCTCGACGAGCAGTTCGGCATCGAGTACGGCCAGCTGACCACCGTCCACGCCTACACCGGCTCCCAGAACCTCGTCGACGGGCCGAGCGGGAAGCCCCGTCGGCGCCGCGCGGCCGCCGAGAACATCATCCCGACGACCACCGGCGCCGCGAAGGCGGTCACCGAGGTCCTCCCGCAACTGGAGGGCAAGCTCGACGGGATGGCCATCCGCGTCCCGGTCCCGGCGGGCTCGATAACCGAACTCCTCGTGAACCTCGAGGAAGACGTGACCGCGGGCGATGTCAACGCGGCGTTCCGCGAGGCGGCCGATGGCCACCTCGAAGGGGTCATGGGCGTCACCGACGAATCGGTCGTCTCCTCGGACATCGTCGGGCTCCCGTACTCGACCTACGTCGACCTCGACCTGACGAACGTGGTCGGCGGGATGACCAAGATATTCACCTGGTACGACAACGAGTACGGCTTCTCCAGCCGGATGCTCGACGTCGCCGATCACATCACCGAGAACTGA
- the lpdA gene encoding dihydrolipoyl dehydrogenase: MSHADSALATDLLVIGAGPGGYTAAIRGAQRGLDVVLVERETVGGVCINHGCIPAKSLIHAAGFQKDIQHWSDIGIETGEVSVDFDAIQDWKNDVIERLTDNIRAGLDDHDVRLLGGTASFRDSSTVVVEGERGDRTIEFDNAIVATGSEPLELPGLGFDNDRVISSREVLQLDAVPEELVVVGGGYIGMEAVTKFAKFGSSVRVVEARDRVLGMFEEEIVDTIQETSEMYTDGIYTNAMATGLEYDDEGRPVLLVDHDGTERRLSADYVIVAAGRDTTAARDRIALENTDVELTERGYIETDDQLRTTDENIFAVGDAAGEPFLAHVAYEEGKVAAAAAAGDDAALGTDYLPSVMYTDPEVAVVGHSESEAREAYADVLVGRVPMSSSGRALSANKPAGYVKVVAAPDGELLGAQVVGARASDTIAEATLALELDATVDDLRGTAHAHPTFPEALADAAADAVGESIHSH, from the coding sequence ATGAGTCACGCAGACAGCGCGCTCGCGACGGACCTCCTCGTCATCGGGGCCGGGCCGGGCGGCTACACGGCGGCGATTCGGGGCGCACAGCGGGGACTGGACGTCGTCCTGGTCGAGCGGGAGACGGTCGGCGGCGTCTGTATCAACCACGGCTGTATCCCGGCCAAATCGCTCATCCACGCCGCCGGGTTCCAGAAAGACATCCAGCACTGGTCGGATATCGGCATCGAGACGGGCGAGGTGTCGGTGGACTTCGACGCTATCCAGGACTGGAAGAACGACGTCATCGAGCGGCTGACCGACAACATCCGCGCGGGGCTGGACGACCACGACGTCCGGCTCCTGGGCGGGACGGCGAGCTTTCGGGACTCCTCGACCGTCGTCGTCGAGGGCGAGCGGGGCGACCGAACTATCGAGTTCGACAACGCTATCGTCGCGACCGGCTCCGAGCCGCTCGAACTCCCCGGGCTGGGGTTCGACAACGACCGCGTCATCTCCTCGCGGGAGGTCCTCCAGCTCGACGCGGTGCCCGAGGAGCTCGTCGTGGTTGGCGGCGGCTACATCGGGATGGAGGCCGTCACGAAGTTCGCCAAGTTCGGCTCGTCGGTCAGAGTCGTCGAGGCACGCGACCGCGTTCTGGGGATGTTCGAGGAGGAAATCGTCGACACCATCCAGGAGACCAGCGAGATGTACACCGACGGTATCTACACGAACGCCATGGCCACGGGGCTGGAGTACGACGACGAGGGCCGGCCGGTGTTACTCGTCGACCACGACGGCACGGAACGGCGGCTCTCGGCCGACTACGTCATCGTCGCGGCGGGGCGGGACACGACGGCGGCTCGGGACCGTATCGCCCTGGAGAACACGGACGTCGAACTGACCGAGAGGGGGTACATCGAGACGGACGACCAACTGCGGACGACGGACGAGAACATCTTCGCCGTCGGCGACGCCGCGGGCGAGCCGTTCCTGGCCCACGTCGCCTACGAGGAGGGAAAGGTCGCCGCCGCCGCTGCGGCCGGCGACGACGCCGCGCTGGGCACCGATTACCTCCCCTCTGTGATGTACACCGACCCGGAGGTCGCGGTGGTCGGCCACAGCGAGTCCGAGGCCCGTGAGGCGTACGCCGACGTGCTGGTCGGCCGGGTGCCGATGTCCTCCTCGGGTCGCGCGCTCTCGGCGAACAAACCGGCGGGCTACGTGAAGGTGGTCGCGGCCCCCGACGGCGAACTGCTGGGTGCACAGGTCGTCGGCGCCCGCGCCTCCGACACTATCGCCGAGGCGACGCTGGCGCTGGAACTGGACGCCACTGTCGACGACCTCAGGGGGACGGCCCACGCCCATCCGACCTTCCCCGAGGCGCTGGCGGACGCCGCTGCCGACGCCGTCGGGGAGTCAATCCACTCCCACTAG
- the eno gene encoding phosphopyruvate hydratase, with protein MTRITDITLRRVLDSRGNTTVEADVSTTSGGFGRAAAPSGASTGEHEAIELDAAEAIERAEEKAIPDLESEVDAENQRAVDAALREADGTTNFSEIGANSAVAISMAAAKAGADSIGIPLYHHLGGTFRGNTTPTPLGNVIGGGAHAAEATNIQEFLSVPVGAPSVEEAVLANARVHAHIKELLQAEGIPTNKGDEGAWAPPIDDAKAFDIVDDATTTVADELGFEIGFGLDMAASELHENGEYVYDDDVKSTAEQIDYVEEMVHEYGLKYVEDPLDENAFGEWAELTDRVREETLICGDDLFVTNTSRLQEGIEKGSANSILIKPNQIGTLTDAIDAIERGAENDIESVISHRSGETEDTTIAHVAVGTDAPFIKTGTVGGERTAKLNELLRIEGQA; from the coding sequence ATGACACGCATCACCGACATCACACTGCGACGCGTACTGGATTCGAGAGGAAACACGACGGTCGAGGCGGACGTCTCGACGACGAGCGGTGGCTTCGGCCGCGCGGCGGCGCCCAGCGGGGCGTCGACGGGCGAACACGAGGCCATCGAACTGGACGCGGCCGAGGCCATCGAGCGAGCCGAGGAGAAAGCGATTCCCGACCTCGAGAGCGAGGTCGACGCGGAGAACCAGCGGGCGGTCGACGCCGCGCTACGGGAGGCAGACGGGACCACGAACTTCTCGGAGATCGGTGCCAACTCGGCCGTCGCCATCAGTATGGCCGCCGCCAAGGCCGGCGCCGACAGCATCGGTATCCCACTGTACCACCACCTCGGGGGGACCTTCCGCGGGAACACGACCCCCACGCCGCTGGGGAACGTCATCGGCGGCGGCGCCCACGCCGCCGAGGCGACCAACATCCAGGAGTTCCTCTCGGTGCCGGTGGGCGCACCGAGCGTCGAAGAGGCGGTCCTCGCGAACGCGCGGGTCCACGCCCACATCAAGGAGCTGCTCCAGGCCGAGGGCATCCCGACGAACAAGGGCGACGAGGGGGCGTGGGCGCCACCTATCGACGACGCGAAAGCGTTCGACATCGTCGACGACGCGACGACGACCGTCGCCGACGAGCTCGGCTTCGAAATCGGCTTCGGGCTGGATATGGCCGCCTCCGAGCTCCACGAGAACGGCGAGTACGTCTACGACGACGACGTGAAATCCACCGCGGAACAGATAGACTACGTCGAGGAGATGGTCCACGAGTACGGCCTGAAGTACGTCGAAGACCCACTCGACGAGAACGCCTTCGGCGAGTGGGCCGAACTGACAGACCGGGTCCGCGAGGAGACGCTCATCTGCGGGGACGACCTGTTCGTGACCAACACCTCGCGCCTGCAGGAGGGCATCGAGAAGGGGTCGGCCAACAGCATCCTCATCAAGCCCAACCAGATAGGGACGCTCACCGACGCCATCGACGCCATCGAGCGCGGCGCCGAGAACGACATCGAGTCGGTCATCTCACATCGTAGCGGCGAGACCGAGGACACCACCATCGCCCACGTCGCGGTCGGCACCGACGCGCCCTTCATCAAGACCGGGACGGTCGGCGGCGAGCGAACCGCGAAGCTGAACGAACTGCTGCGCATCGAGGGGCAGGCCTGA
- the pyk gene encoding pyruvate kinase: protein MRSAKIVCTIGPASDSVETLTGLAEAGMAVARMNASHGTPEDRRTVIERVREVDEDTEAPVAVMHDLPGPEVRTAPLDEPIQLAAGSTVRFVVGSEATPEEIGLSHDISAVEPGDRILLDDARIAATVDEVDGETITATVGNGGKLGGRKGVIVPGVELGLPTVTEKDQTELEVAAEKEVDFVAASFVRDGDFVREIEETLSELGADIPIISKIERDIAVDNIDSIIEASYGIMVARGDLGVELPLEDVPMIQKRIIRKCNEAGVPVITATEMLDSMTTARRPTRAEASDVANAVLDGTDAVMLSGETAMGEHPVRVVETMANIVQDVEDAPEYDENREQHVPDADASRADALARSARFLARDIGADAIVAASESGYTALKAAKFRPSIPIVASTPNVEVQRRLTLSWGITPATTPYTAEGAGAIINSAVQSGLETEAVESGDTVVVLSGMMTELEGVNTSNMLKIHVASETVGRGESVVPGLVSGPFHRVGDGNIDDVPDGAILSVPNHFDGEFTGDTGRIAGIVDAHEGTTGYAAVVARELSIPMVSGASISDKATEGDVVTLDAERGVIYDDAIHQNGQDDR from the coding sequence ATGCGGTCCGCGAAGATCGTCTGCACCATCGGCCCGGCCTCGGACTCGGTGGAGACACTGACCGGGCTGGCCGAGGCCGGGATGGCCGTCGCCCGGATGAACGCGAGCCACGGTACGCCCGAGGACCGCCGGACAGTCATCGAACGGGTCCGCGAGGTCGACGAGGACACGGAGGCCCCGGTCGCAGTGATGCACGACCTCCCCGGCCCCGAGGTCCGGACGGCGCCGCTGGACGAGCCCATCCAGCTTGCGGCCGGGTCGACGGTGCGATTCGTCGTAGGCAGCGAGGCCACGCCGGAGGAGATCGGCCTCTCACACGACATCTCCGCGGTCGAGCCGGGCGACCGCATCCTGCTGGACGACGCCCGTATCGCGGCCACCGTCGACGAGGTCGACGGCGAGACTATCACGGCGACCGTCGGGAACGGTGGGAAGTTAGGCGGGCGCAAGGGCGTCATCGTCCCAGGCGTCGAACTGGGACTGCCGACCGTCACCGAGAAAGACCAGACCGAGCTGGAGGTCGCCGCGGAGAAAGAGGTCGACTTCGTCGCGGCCTCGTTCGTCCGTGACGGGGATTTCGTCCGCGAGATAGAGGAGACACTTTCGGAGCTCGGGGCGGACATCCCCATCATCTCCAAGATCGAACGGGACATCGCCGTCGACAATATCGACTCAATCATCGAGGCGTCCTATGGCATCATGGTCGCCCGCGGCGACCTCGGGGTGGAGCTCCCGCTCGAAGACGTCCCGATGATACAGAAGCGCATCATCCGCAAGTGCAACGAGGCGGGGGTCCCGGTCATCACCGCCACGGAGATGCTCGACTCGATGACGACGGCCCGACGACCGACCCGTGCGGAGGCCTCCGACGTGGCCAACGCAGTGCTTGACGGCACCGACGCCGTGATGCTCTCGGGCGAGACGGCCATGGGCGAGCATCCGGTGCGCGTCGTCGAGACGATGGCCAACATCGTTCAGGACGTCGAGGACGCCCCGGAGTACGACGAGAACCGCGAACAGCACGTGCCCGACGCCGACGCGTCGCGGGCCGACGCGCTGGCTCGCTCGGCCCGGTTCCTGGCGCGTGACATCGGCGCGGACGCCATCGTCGCCGCCTCCGAATCGGGTTACACCGCGCTCAAGGCCGCGAAGTTCCGGCCGTCGATTCCCATCGTCGCCTCGACACCCAACGTGGAGGTCCAGCGCCGGCTGACCCTCTCGTGGGGTATCACGCCCGCGACGACGCCCTACACCGCCGAGGGCGCGGGTGCCATCATCAACAGCGCCGTCCAGTCGGGCCTGGAGACGGAGGCAGTCGAAAGCGGCGACACGGTCGTCGTCCTCTCGGGGATGATGACGGAACTGGAAGGGGTCAACACCTCGAACATGCTGAAGATTCACGTCGCCTCCGAGACCGTCGGCCGGGGGGAGTCGGTGGTTCCGGGGCTCGTCTCCGGGCCCTTCCACCGGGTCGGCGACGGGAACATAGACGACGTGCCCGACGGCGCGATACTCAGCGTCCCGAACCACTTCGACGGGGAGTTCACCGGCGACACCGGGCGGATAGCCGGCATCGTCGACGCCCACGAGGGCACGACCGGCTACGCGGCGGTGGTCGCCCGGGAGCTGTCGATTCCGATGGTCTCCGGCGCGAGCATCTCCGACAAGGCCACAGAGGGCGACGTGGTGACACTGGACGCCGAACGCGGCGTCATCTACGACGACGCGATACACCAGAACGGGCAGGACGACCGGTAA